The following coding sequences are from one Phycisphaerae bacterium window:
- a CDS encoding right-handed parallel beta-helix repeat-containing protein, with protein MCNTLLFSLVMILATQTQSAAELYVAANGNDAWSGGLAAPNEQKTDGPFATLERARDEIRKMKKKPGESPAGVTVWIRGGDYHLDKTFELVAEDSGSEKMPIAYRAYKDEKVRLLGGKRVSDFRPVTDRAILDRLEPAARGKVMQADLKAAGVTDFGDPVAAAKRIELFFGGKPMQLSRWPNEGFTKIADVVGGKPIKSHGKEGDSVGKFTYEGDRPKRWIGESDIWLHGYWFWDWADAYQKVESIDTEKRIINLATPYHHYGYRKEQRYYAINLLSEIDSPGEWYVDRRSGTLYFWPPAGLATNETYVSVLGTAVRMENVTDVTFRGLVFEYVRGTAITIKGGKRDLVAGCTLRNIGGQAVVVNGGEKHGVAGCDIYDTGDGGISLSGGDRAKLIPGGHFATNNHIYRYSRNSNTYRTAVSLAGVGCRAANNLIHDAPHMALGLSGNEHVIELNEVHHVVMETDDAGAFYMGRDWTWRGNVIRHNYFHHIGEFKSWVGTQAIYLDDWASDVKVHGNICYKVFRAVLVGGGRDNTVENNILVDCNIGIHVDSRGLGWAKYYFDRTDNTLVERLNAVPYKEPPWSTRYPQLLTLYQDEPALAKYNELVRNVMVGCGKAIDLHDGLTDKVVAMQDNSIDEEVYLKDGEANRFQLKPDSPMWAKGFQRIPVEKIGLQKDEYRSALPEAQ; from the coding sequence CGGCCGGCGTCACTGTCTGGATCCGCGGCGGGGATTACCATCTCGACAAGACCTTTGAGCTTGTGGCCGAGGACAGCGGCAGCGAGAAGATGCCGATTGCATACCGGGCGTACAAGGATGAGAAGGTGCGTCTGCTGGGCGGCAAGAGGGTCTCCGATTTCAGACCTGTTACCGATCGGGCGATTCTCGACCGGCTTGAACCGGCGGCACGCGGCAAGGTCATGCAGGCCGATCTCAAGGCCGCCGGTGTGACCGACTTTGGCGATCCCGTGGCCGCGGCCAAGCGCATCGAATTGTTCTTCGGCGGCAAGCCGATGCAGTTGTCGCGATGGCCGAACGAGGGCTTCACCAAGATCGCGGACGTCGTGGGCGGCAAGCCGATCAAGAGCCACGGGAAGGAAGGCGATTCCGTCGGCAAGTTCACGTACGAGGGCGATCGGCCGAAACGTTGGATCGGCGAGAGCGACATCTGGCTGCACGGTTACTGGTTCTGGGACTGGGCCGACGCGTACCAGAAGGTTGAGTCGATCGATACTGAAAAGCGCATCATCAACCTGGCCACGCCGTATCACCACTACGGGTATCGTAAGGAGCAGCGCTACTACGCGATCAATCTTCTCTCGGAGATCGACAGCCCGGGTGAATGGTACGTGGATCGCAGGAGCGGCACCCTCTACTTCTGGCCTCCGGCGGGCTTGGCGACAAACGAGACGTACGTGTCGGTGCTGGGGACAGCGGTCAGGATGGAGAACGTCACCGATGTGACCTTCCGCGGGCTGGTATTCGAGTACGTTCGTGGAACGGCGATTACCATCAAGGGCGGCAAGCGGGACCTCGTCGCCGGATGCACGTTACGCAATATCGGCGGGCAGGCGGTCGTGGTCAACGGCGGTGAGAAGCACGGCGTGGCCGGTTGCGACATCTACGACACCGGCGACGGCGGGATCAGCCTCAGCGGCGGCGACCGCGCGAAGCTCATCCCCGGCGGCCATTTTGCGACCAACAACCACATCTACCGCTACAGCCGCAACAGCAACACCTACCGCACGGCCGTCAGCCTGGCCGGCGTCGGTTGCCGGGCGGCCAACAATCTGATCCACGACGCCCCGCACATGGCCCTGGGCCTGAGCGGCAACGAACACGTGATTGAACTGAACGAGGTGCACCATGTGGTCATGGAAACCGACGACGCCGGGGCGTTCTACATGGGCCGCGACTGGACCTGGCGAGGGAACGTGATTCGCCACAACTACTTCCACCACATCGGCGAGTTCAAGAGCTGGGTCGGCACACAGGCCATCTACCTCGATGACTGGGCCAGCGATGTGAAGGTCCATGGCAACATCTGCTACAAGGTCTTTCGGGCGGTGCTCGTCGGCGGTGGACGTGACAACACGGTGGAGAACAACATTCTTGTGGACTGCAACATTGGCATCCACGTCGACTCGCGCGGTTTGGGCTGGGCCAAGTACTACTTCGACCGGACGGATAACACGCTGGTGGAACGGCTCAATGCGGTTCCCTACAAGGAGCCACCGTGGAGCACGCGGTACCCGCAATTGCTTACGCTTTACCAGGATGAGCCAGCCCTGGCCAAGTACAACGAGCTGGTTCGCAACGTAATGGTCGGCTGCGGCAAGGCCATCGATCTGCACGACGGCCTGACCGACAAGGTGGTTGCCATGCAGGACAACTCCATCGACGAGGAAGTCTACCTCAAGGACGGCGAGGCCAACCGGTTCCAGCTCAAGCCCGATTCACCCATGTGGGCCAAGGGTTTCCAGCGCATCCCGGTGGAGAAGATCGGGCTGCAGAAGGATGAGTACCGGTCCGCGCTGCCAGAAGCGCAATGA